One Phocaeicola dorei genomic region harbors:
- a CDS encoding TonB-dependent receptor, with protein sequence MRKISLEGYLCPKSLGFKQILRTMKITLFLLLATTFSAFSVNVHSQNAKVSFDTHTMKVAQLISTIETQTNYLFVYNKKNVDLNRKVTVKARNKAVSEILDEVFAGTGISYVMEGKNIVLTKESNIAREEVKQQNTITVKGVVTDMQGEAIIGANILQQGTTNGTITDIDGNFTLEVPTDAQLAVSYIGYKKVIIPVNGKTNFTIKMEDDALKLETVVVTAMGIKKKEASLTYSTQQLNGDELNKVKDANMINSLAGKSAGVQITKSSSGLGGSAKVSIRGARSAFASGNNQPLYVIDGVPMLNITTESTATVMGGENDGVNHDSGDGISNLNPDDIESMSILKGASAAALYGSQAANGVILITTKSGKAGMSRITFSSNLTVDHAISLPQFQNNYGQTADGTSSWGSKGNLTDYDNVDNWFGNGITAINSLTFQTGNDKMQTYFSYANTRGTGIVDSNKLQKHNITFRETASFFNDRLKLDGNASLMTQTIRNTPAGGGYYLNPLVGLYSFPRGADLAPYAENFEVFDTDRNMNLQNWYTKNEDGSFSEWDQNPYWIKNRVTNKSKRYRALASISANLKATDWLSFQARGNVDYVSDKFDNKMYASTAANIAGKNDETGLPNGRYVWSDEQNFQVYGDFMAMFNKTLGDFSINAALGTSINVSKANSLMIDSKTASLYRPNVFTVSNIIFSSKGFINQTIDAKRTIQSLFGTAQVGWKDALYLDVTARNDWSSTLANTESMKNGFFYPSVGLTWIMSNSVKLPEWINFSKFRGSFAQVGNDLPIGITNLADIIQCGGSIQTNDIEQRGDLKPEISTSIEFGTEWKFFNNRFGIDFTWYRTDTKNQLLKVANPAGSLYAFRYVNAGKIRNTGIELTVEGTPLMNENFRWKTAVNMSMNRNKVVSLHKDYKSFRYGSEGFSMAYDMWVKEGGKLGDIYGNGFERDENGKIKVNEAGNPIKVTGNNTLLGNANPDALLGWSNTFTYKGFTLYFLIDARIGGDVMSLTQAHLDAMGVSKESGEARDRGYVEYEGIQFKDVPNFYGTVGGRNGISEYYMYDATNVRLRELTLGYSFPASILSKTKFIKGLDLTLVARNLFFLYKDAPFDPDATLSVGNTLQGVDVFGMPTTRNIGFNVKFTF encoded by the coding sequence ATGAGAAAAATTTCTTTGGAAGGGTATTTATGCCCAAAAAGTTTAGGCTTTAAACAAATATTACGAACTATGAAGATTACCTTATTTCTTCTTTTGGCTACTACATTCAGCGCATTTAGCGTAAATGTACACTCTCAAAATGCAAAAGTTAGTTTTGATACCCACACCATGAAGGTAGCTCAATTAATCTCGACCATTGAAACACAGACCAATTATCTGTTTGTCTATAATAAAAAGAATGTGGACCTTAACCGCAAAGTAACTGTTAAAGCCCGTAACAAAGCCGTATCCGAAATTCTGGATGAAGTTTTTGCCGGAACAGGAATCTCTTATGTAATGGAAGGAAAGAATATTGTTCTGACTAAAGAAAGCAACATAGCCCGTGAAGAAGTGAAGCAGCAGAATACGATCACTGTAAAAGGTGTTGTAACGGATATGCAGGGTGAAGCCATTATCGGTGCAAACATACTTCAACAAGGTACTACTAACGGTACTATTACAGATATTGACGGCAACTTTACCCTGGAAGTTCCCACTGATGCACAACTAGCCGTTTCCTACATCGGATATAAAAAAGTCATCATTCCCGTAAACGGAAAAACCAACTTTACCATCAAGATGGAAGACGACGCCCTGAAATTGGAAACTGTTGTAGTAACCGCTATGGGTATTAAAAAGAAAGAAGCTTCTTTGACTTATTCTACACAGCAATTGAATGGTGACGAGCTGAATAAGGTAAAGGATGCGAATATGATTAATTCACTAGCCGGTAAATCCGCCGGTGTACAGATTACAAAGAGTTCATCCGGTCTTGGAGGTTCGGCAAAAGTATCTATCCGTGGTGCGCGTTCAGCATTCGCCAGTGGTAACAACCAACCGTTGTATGTCATTGATGGTGTTCCCATGCTGAATATCACAACAGAATCAACAGCCACCGTTATGGGAGGTGAAAATGACGGTGTCAACCATGACTCTGGTGACGGTATTTCCAATCTGAACCCTGACGACATTGAAAGTATGAGCATATTGAAAGGTGCATCCGCAGCAGCTCTTTACGGCTCACAAGCAGCTAATGGTGTCATTTTAATTACAACAAAATCCGGAAAAGCCGGTATGTCAAGAATTACATTTTCTTCCAACCTGACAGTAGACCATGCTATCAGCCTGCCCCAATTCCAAAACAATTATGGACAAACTGCCGATGGTACCAGCAGCTGGGGTAGCAAAGGGAACCTGACAGACTATGACAATGTGGACAATTGGTTCGGAAACGGGATCACTGCTATCAACTCTTTAACTTTCCAAACAGGCAATGACAAGATGCAAACCTACTTCTCTTATGCTAATACCCGAGGTACAGGTATCGTTGACTCAAACAAACTTCAAAAGCATAATATCACTTTCCGTGAAACAGCCAGTTTTTTCAACGATCGCTTGAAATTGGATGGAAATGCCAGTTTGATGACACAGACTATCCGGAACACTCCTGCCGGAGGCGGTTATTATCTGAATCCGCTAGTTGGTCTGTATTCTTTCCCCCGTGGCGCCGATTTGGCTCCGTATGCTGAAAATTTTGAAGTATTCGACACGGATCGTAATATGAATTTACAGAATTGGTACACAAAGAATGAAGACGGCTCATTCAGTGAATGGGATCAGAATCCGTACTGGATTAAAAACCGTGTGACCAACAAGAGTAAACGTTATCGCGCATTGGCTTCTATCAGTGCAAATTTAAAAGCTACTGATTGGTTAAGTTTCCAGGCACGTGGCAATGTAGACTACGTAAGTGATAAATTTGACAACAAGATGTATGCTTCAACAGCTGCAAATATTGCCGGCAAGAATGATGAGACAGGGCTTCCCAACGGACGTTATGTATGGTCGGATGAACAAAATTTCCAAGTATATGGTGACTTCATGGCCATGTTTAACAAAACATTGGGTGACTTTTCTATCAACGCAGCATTGGGAACCAGCATCAATGTGAGCAAAGCCAATTCTTTGATGATTGACTCCAAAACAGCTTCTTTATATCGCCCTAATGTATTTACCGTTTCCAATATCATCTTCTCTTCAAAGGGATTTATCAACCAGACGATTGATGCGAAACGTACTATACAATCCTTGTTCGGTACAGCGCAAGTAGGTTGGAAAGATGCTCTTTATCTGGATGTTACAGCACGTAATGACTGGTCTTCCACTTTAGCGAATACAGAAAGTATGAAAAATGGATTCTTTTATCCGTCAGTAGGTTTGACTTGGATTATGAGCAACAGTGTCAAACTGCCGGAATGGATCAATTTCTCAAAATTCCGTGGTTCATTCGCACAGGTTGGTAATGACCTTCCTATCGGAATTACAAACTTAGCGGATATTATTCAATGTGGTGGAAGTATCCAGACCAATGACATTGAGCAACGTGGTGATTTGAAACCGGAAATCAGTACTTCCATTGAATTCGGTACAGAATGGAAATTCTTCAATAATCGCTTCGGTATTGACTTTACATGGTATCGTACTGATACTAAAAATCAGTTGCTGAAAGTAGCCAATCCGGCAGGTTCACTTTATGCATTCCGTTATGTCAATGCAGGTAAAATTCGCAATACCGGTATTGAATTAACCGTAGAGGGTACTCCTTTAATGAATGAAAATTTCCGTTGGAAAACTGCTGTAAATATGTCCATGAACAGAAATAAGGTTGTTTCCTTACACAAGGATTATAAATCATTCCGTTATGGTTCGGAAGGGTTCTCCATGGCATACGATATGTGGGTAAAAGAAGGTGGAAAACTGGGCGATATCTATGGTAATGGATTTGAAAGAGATGAAAATGGCAAGATCAAAGTAAATGAGGCAGGAAATCCGATTAAAGTAACAGGAAACAACACTTTATTGGGCAACGCCAACCCCGATGCTTTATTAGGATGGAGCAATACCTTTACTTACAAAGGATTTACTTTATATTTCTTGATTGACGCACGCATCGGAGGTGATGTTATGTCATTGACTCAAGCACACCTGGATGCAATGGGCGTCAGCAAAGAATCCGGAGAGGCACGCGACCGTGGGTATGTGGAATATGAAGGTATCCAATTCAAAGACGTTCCTAATTTCTATGGTACTGTCGGAGGCCGTAACGGTATTTCAGAATACTACATGTACGATGCAACGAATGTACGCTTGCGTGAATTAACACTAGGTTATTCATTCCCGGCATCCATTCTCTCCAAAACCAAATTTATCAAAGGACTGGATCTTACATTGGTTGCACGCAATTTATTCTTCTTGTACAAAGATGCTCCATTTGATCCGGATGCAACTTTGTCAGTAGGTAATACTCTGCAGGGCGTTGATGTGTTCGGCATGCCGACTACACGTAACATCGGTTTCAAC
- a CDS encoding FecR family protein, translated as MKTELLHKYFRGETTEKEESQIVEWTESSAENKERFLKERMLFDITLFSDDSKIQRKPKGHLYLYPLIAIAAMLAIVFVMDLPHMHKPKQQLSQTIRIPAGQRAQMDLPDGSVVWLNSQTTLTYDEDFGKKDRKVTLDGEAYFEVAHNKEIPFYVQTENIKVQVTGTKFDVCSYKGSNSFIARLIEGSINLLTNSAKEEKTITSLTKGKYFSMENGKYRTGEMSSNNALAWMQGIYYFDDVPFKELLDKIALYYNYKITVKNPKILENYRCTGKFKDLDGIEHILKVIQKDHPFKYDIDNEHNKITIE; from the coding sequence ATGAAGACAGAATTGCTACATAAATATTTCAGAGGAGAAACCACGGAAAAAGAGGAAAGCCAAATTGTGGAATGGACGGAAAGCAGTGCCGAGAACAAGGAACGCTTTTTGAAAGAACGAATGTTGTTTGATATTACCCTCTTTTCCGATGATTCGAAGATACAGCGGAAGCCGAAAGGACATCTGTATCTGTATCCGCTGATTGCCATTGCCGCCATGTTGGCTATTGTTTTTGTCATGGATTTGCCACATATGCACAAACCCAAGCAGCAATTGTCACAAACCATCCGTATTCCGGCGGGGCAACGTGCGCAGATGGACCTCCCCGATGGTTCGGTAGTATGGTTGAACTCCCAAACTACATTGACTTATGATGAAGATTTCGGTAAAAAAGACCGTAAAGTCACATTAGACGGAGAAGCCTATTTCGAGGTGGCACACAATAAGGAAATTCCTTTTTATGTGCAGACAGAAAACATAAAGGTACAAGTCACCGGAACAAAATTCGATGTATGTTCTTATAAAGGTTCAAACAGCTTTATAGCCAGACTGATAGAAGGTTCCATCAACTTGCTTACCAACAGTGCAAAAGAAGAAAAAACAATTACCAGCCTGACGAAAGGAAAGTATTTCTCGATGGAAAACGGCAAATATAGAACGGGCGAAATGAGCAGCAACAATGCTTTAGCATGGATGCAAGGCATTTATTATTTCGATGATGTTCCGTTTAAAGAATTACTGGACAAGATTGCTCTATATTATAATTATAAGATAACAGTGAAGAATCCTAAAATCTTAGAGAACTACCGTTGTACCGGTAAATTCAAAGATTTGGATGGCATAGAGCATATACTAAAAGTTATACAAAAAGACCATCCGTTCAAATACGATATTGATAACGAACATAATAAGATAACTATAGAATAA
- a CDS encoding phosphoglycerate kinase, with translation MMTIDKFNFAGKKAIVRVDFNVPLDENGKITDDTRIRGALPTLKKVLADGGSLIIMSHMGKPKGKVNAKYSLSQIVDAVSEKLGVPVQFAPDCAKAGDAAAALKPGEVLLLENLRFYPEEEGKPVGIDKEDPAYEDAKKAMKASQKEFAKTLASYADCYINDAFGTAHRKHASTAVIADYFDADNKMLGYLMEKEVQAVDNILKDIKRPFTAIMGGSKVSTKIGIIENLMDKVDNLILCGGMTYTFAKAQGGKIGNSIVEDDKLELALDIIAKAKAKGVNLVLGTDCVAADAFSNDANTQVVPANNIPDGWEGLDAGPETQKAFAAAIEDAKTILWNGPAGVFEFDNFTAGSRAIAEAIAKATKNGAFSLIGGGDSVACINKFGMADQVSYISTGGGALLEAIEGKVLPGVAAIKGE, from the coding sequence ATGATGACAATTGACAAATTCAACTTTGCCGGTAAAAAGGCAATTGTCCGCGTGGACTTCAATGTACCTTTGGACGAAAATGGTAAAATTACTGATGATACTCGTATCCGCGGTGCTCTTCCTACACTGAAGAAAGTGTTGGCTGATGGTGGCAGCTTGATTATCATGTCACACATGGGTAAACCCAAAGGTAAGGTAAATGCTAAATATTCATTGAGTCAGATTGTCGATGCTGTTTCTGAAAAATTAGGTGTACCTGTTCAATTTGCTCCTGATTGCGCAAAAGCCGGTGATGCTGCAGCTGCTTTGAAACCGGGTGAAGTCCTGTTGTTGGAAAACTTGCGTTTCTATCCTGAAGAAGAAGGAAAGCCTGTTGGCATTGACAAAGAAGATCCTGCATACGAAGATGCCAAGAAGGCAATGAAGGCTTCTCAGAAAGAATTTGCCAAGACTTTGGCTTCTTATGCTGACTGCTATATCAATGACGCATTCGGTACTGCTCACCGTAAACATGCTTCTACAGCTGTTATCGCCGACTATTTCGATGCAGACAACAAGATGTTGGGCTATTTGATGGAAAAAGAAGTTCAAGCTGTTGATAATATCCTGAAAGATATCAAACGTCCGTTCACTGCTATTATGGGTGGTTCTAAGGTATCTACCAAGATTGGTATTATTGAAAACCTGATGGATAAAGTGGATAACTTGATCCTTTGCGGTGGTATGACTTATACTTTTGCTAAAGCTCAGGGTGGTAAAATTGGTAATTCTATCGTAGAAGATGATAAATTGGAATTGGCTCTTGATATCATCGCTAAGGCTAAGGCTAAAGGTGTGAATTTGGTATTAGGTACAGACTGTGTAGCTGCTGATGCATTCTCTAATGATGCTAATACTCAGGTTGTTCCTGCAAATAATATTCCTGATGGATGGGAAGGCTTGGATGCAGGTCCCGAAACTCAGAAAGCATTTGCAGCAGCTATTGAAGATGCTAAGACTATTCTTTGGAACGGTCCTGCCGGTGTATTTGAGTTTGATAACTTTACTGCCGGTTCACGTGCAATCGCCGAAGCTATCGCTAAAGCAACTAAGAACGGTGCGTTCTCATTGATTGGTGGTGGTGATTCTGTAGCTTGTATCAACAAGTTCGGTATGGCTGACCAAGTATCTTACATCTCTACCGGTGGTGGTGCTTTGTTGGAAGCGATCGAAGGAAAAGTTCTTCCGGGTGTTGCAGCGATCAAAGGTGAATAA